A stretch of the Bordetella genomosp. 8 genome encodes the following:
- the ccoS gene encoding cbb3-type cytochrome oxidase assembly protein CcoS → MSILLLLLPLSLLFVAAIGGFLAWAVLSGQYDETDATAGKLPDGE, encoded by the coding sequence ATGAGCATCCTGCTGCTCTTGCTGCCGCTGTCCCTGCTGTTCGTCGCCGCCATCGGCGGCTTCCTGGCCTGGGCCGTACTCAGCGGCCAATACGACGAAACGGATGCCACGGCGGGCAAGCTGCCGGATGGCGAATGA